The DNA sequence ACAATTTCGTTCCCTCTTGTGCTTAGAAAATCAATCCATCAGGCTTTAGTAATCTGAGGTCCGCTGAAATTGTAATAATTCCTTTATTGATTATTACTTTAATAAGAGAAAAGCCAAGGAAATTTGCCTTGTAAGTGTAGCATCATTACACTTGTTAAGCCAAAAATATGAAAgtagaaaaggaaaaatatgAAAAGTCTGAGGAGTGGATATCAGTTGGTGAAAATATTATCTCGAACCTTTTTAGTAGGTGGACTATTGGGTCTCTTCCCTTAGCAAGTCAGAAATGAAGAGAAGAAGGacgctaattaaaaaaaaggcaAAAAAGTTTATCACACACGTGTTGAATGTAGGGaattgctttttcttttttcccctttttgaaAGTGAATATGCTTGCCATGTGAATTCAATCTTTCATGCTTGTGAAGTGGTGCTATAATGAGAGTTGTagcaattattttttcatttgagAAGATAtcttattgatttaatttaagtgCCCCCTGCTAAACGTAACTTCTTGGGATAATGGGAATATATTGATTTGTGTTTTTCCTTGAAATTCTTACAAGTTGCTTAACATTTTGGCCTGCTTTTTTAAGTAGCAATTCAGTTGAGTAAGATCATTAGAATGATTTCTTTTGGCTGTCAAGCAAACCTCCAAAACAATATAGTTTCAGTAAGAAACTTAAATGTCGAGTAGTAAGCAGATACAAATTTGTGAAAGGGGAAAGGTTATTTGCTACGTTAAATTTTGGCTGCATGTGTAGCATGATGAAGCACGAAACGATGCATACATGCAACTTGAGAAACATCAATCAGCAATGCTCTACAGTTGGATGAACTAATGAAATGCTAAAGTTATGGATTTTGGCTCATGCTCTATGGAATCCAGCTTTACAGTTTGGAATCCCCATCTATAAAGCCCATGGTTCATGCGCATAAATTTTCAGTAGAATGTTGAAGCTTAGTAACATGTTGCTTGATTGCTTTAGGCGGAATGTTGCCATGGGTACTGCAGTATTTCAGAGGTTAAGTGGCGTTTTCATGCCTTAAGAATGTGTCTGTTTGTGTGTATATACATATTGCCGAAAAGAAAACCTAAATAAGATCTAAAAGATGGAAGCAGCTCCTGAGAATTTTGAAGTCAAATGTTCTTTTGGTTAGAAGTATTAAATGTTTTCCATGGTTTTATTATGATTATACGAGGAAAAATAGGTAGATGGTTGAAGGGTTAGCTTTGTGAATGGGACGATGTAGTTTGTGATTTATGTAAAATATTATTAGCTGCCTGGGTTGTCATGTTTTCCTTGCtgtctctgtctctgtctcATAAAATATTGTCAATTGAAGGGACGGTGTTTTCCCTTTACCTTCTCCTAAGTCGGCCTGTTCTAATGAGCCATTTGAGCTGCGGATGGATAAAAATGTTCGAGTATATAGTTACGCAACTATTGCATGGTAAATACgggaatttataaaaatcattataattaaatataaattaattatatcaaaatttccatttaaaattagttagtattttaaatttttacaaaataataaaattattttcatttaaataaaatttagtgtataattaataataatttttttactagtcattaataatattaatattttttttattattataatttatataaatttagatatttaaattatgattttattcaaatgtattaatttcaaataatataaaaatgtaaatatGTATTTACCTTCAAAAATATTTGACGGGTTAGATTCAACTTAATTTGGGTTGAAATTGCTTGAGGGGATTTAGGTTTTTCTTTTTGTCCACAGATAAGGGTGGCAAGAGTGGGGATAGGGAGCTATGCGTTGCCAATTCAACTAAAGGAGGGCTGCGAGGGGATATAGTGGGGATGGGGAGTTATGCGTTGTCACTCCAACTAAAGGAGGGGTGCGAGGGGATATAGTTCTTTCTCACTTAAGTCGGCGGATCAAATTAtgtctcttttttttatttttttccaaaagaaagttttaaatattattttaattatcgaATTGCTTAAAGTCGGATCCAttgaaaattcaattcaaattgaAACTATGAAAAATCAGATATCAAATCAATTCACTTCTAGGTTCTCGCAATCATGAATCACGTGCACTTGGAGCGGTCGAACTTAAaactagggatgtaaacgggtcaGATATTCAGAAAAATTAAACTACTCAAACTAAATATCTAAACTTATTTCGAatctgattaaaaattaatttaaactatcagAATCCAttccaaacccgattattattatctcAATAAAATCCGAACTCATttaatcttatattttttaattaataatttatataaaaaatatttttcattaataatttttatttaaaaaatctaatatttataaaaaatatttaaatttaaatttttaaataaaaatatataaaaaaatttaaaaaatttaatatttctaaagaatatttcaatttaaatttctaaataaaaatatataaaaaaatttataaatattattgtaaaatatattttttatattaaattaattatttatataaacggattCGAGCAGTGGATACCTATACATAAAATTCGAATCCGATCCGAACTCAtaacgggtattatttttaaaacccgaACTCATCCCAAATCCGATTATAACTACTCAAATCCGTTCTATTAGGTTCGATCAGATCGGATACCCAAAAATACCCGATCCGTTCCCATCCCtacttaaaacaatcacagcACCATTATGCAAATAATTTCGGATAAAACGTCACATGTCCCAAATATCAATTTGATGATAAAGATTATGCCTGGCTAGCAAAAGCAGCACTAACGGCTGACCAGTTCATGCATTAGCTGGACGAGATCATTACCCCGATGGCCCATTTCCTAATTCGAACGTATTCTCTCAACTAATTTCCAACTCCACTACTCTTAAGAGCAATTTTTAGCGCTTCATAAACAATGGGAAATGGTATCAGATCTGCCTCTTCTGTCCATATCATCAAGCAAAAATCAATTAAACGCAAGATCATAAAAGAATCTGCAGCCAAACATTTATCTAAATGTGTGATAGATAACACAAAAAGCAGCAGTGAATTTTGCAACAGAAACAGGTGCTTGATGTTCTTACCCCCAACATACCATGTATGTTCAGGAGTAATCATAGAGGGATATACTTTTGTCATCTGATACACTAGCAAGGCGACCAGCTCGGACaccagtccctccaggtggcCGAAATGCTACTCCCCAGACCTGGTCTGCATGATTACTCATTGTCTGCACAGCAGCCCTCATGTTGAGATCCCATAACCTCACAGTTCTATCACTAGAGCCTGTTGCAATAGCTGATCCATCAGGGCTTGCATCAACACTTAAGACCCAGCCTGCATGACCTGACATTGCTGTAATCATGCTTTTCCCCTCAGCATCATACATGTGCACATGAGCATCATCTGATGCAGAGAAGAGCACCCGAGGATCTATAGGAGAATATACGAGAGAGCGCACAGGCATGAAATGGCCTTCTAGATGGTGTAGAAATTTTGCTCGAGCTACGTCAAAAACAGAAATAGTGCCATCCATTGAGCCACAAGCAAGTCTTCTTCCATCAGGACTCCACGAAACTGACAAGACAAACTTCTTGCTGCTATTCTTATCTGATGGCTTGGGTCCTTCTGGACGAGGAACCGATAGGGACGCAATCAGTTTCCATGTAGCAGTGTCCCAAAGCTTGACTGATGCACTACCTCCGCCAGCAACTGCAAGAGTGGTACCCTGCAGGTAGAAATATTGTTTAACATTGGTTAGAGCAGACACAGACATCGATATCTTTTCCCATTCTCTGCATTTGGTGATGGCTAAATAAGAAACCATTTGCATGTGGTGTTTGTCCTACAAGAAGAAATCAGCAGCAGTATACATATTCACAATATTCTCTCTCTCAAATGCATGCACACACACACAATATGTCAGCACAAGAAGAGGCTTTTCATTATTGTGGACTATCCGCATTCATGGGTGTATATGCCTCACTGCCTCATTGCCAAAAGTTTTAACATTCTAAATTGTTTCAAAACTTCAACTTAGGCCTAAATATATACTCATGAACAAGACTGGTGAATTTAGCAGTTATTGTAAAGAAGTGAAATcccaaaatcaaaaataaaaaagcacTCTTCAAAAATTACAACTTACAATTGTCAAGTAATTTCCATATAATTCCCCAAATACTAATAGGTGAAGATCAACAAATCCATAAAATATGTGTTTGTATGCAGTAAGTGTAGGGAACATTGTCACCTAGATTATCAACTGAATAATGAGGCAGTTCCATTGATTAGACCTCCTCAATGGATTTGTGTAGAAATTTCAATTGTTAGCTATAATACCACGAGGTAGATAATTTGAGTCATATTCTTTTGCCTTGTAATCAAAACaaagataatttttaaaaattaaataaattttaaaaaaaaagctaCACCATCTAATTAAGCAAAGCCTCCCATGGAGATGATCCTTTGAGATATcctttaataaaaatcaaaagcatgaataaaaataaattcagaagAATACAACCCACAAGTTTGTTCCAGATCTTTTTTCAATAAATGAAATTGTGACCCATGTATTAATGCCAATTGGAACTGAAGAATTTAGCTTATAAAGCTTGTACACCTCCAATTATCATATAAAATGTATGCTAAAGCCTTCAAGCGATTAACAGGCCCTAAAATTTATTTCAGCTTCTAGTATTAGAGCAAATGAGTGCCCTTGTCACTGAAAAATACTAGGTTTGAGCAGCTTCAATGCCTTGCACAGCCTCCCACCCCCTTAACTTCATTTTCGCACTGCAAGTCAAATCTTCTCAAAGAATgtgaatattttcataaaatttccaAAATCAATTTCAAAGGCAAATGGTGTCTCCTACTGAAATCTACAACTGATTAAATGAGTGTTCCGTACTGCAACAAGAAATCAAGTAAAATAAAGCAGCATTTTCCTTAGTCAATTACGAGTGCTAAAGAATTCTCTCTCTCAAATTTAGCAGACAATTAAAACCCATAAAACGAAAGCGAAATTTCCACTCTTTTTTACCTTGGGATCGAACTGCATTTGCCACACTTCCGATGGGGGAGCTTCGAGAGTCGCAATGCTAGCATTAGTGTCGACATCAAAAACTCGAACGAAACTATCAAGCGAGGCGGACGCAGCTATGATTCCTGAGGGATGTGCCGCCACGGCAACGACACCGAGACAGTGTCCGGTGTTGGTGCGCTCAAGGTGAAGCTCGTCGGGCTTCCAAAGCTTGACAGTCTCATCAAGAGATCCGGTGAGAAGAAGCGCCGGTCGGCTGGTGGTGGCAGGGACCCACGTGGCAGCCCATACAGACTCGTCGTGTGCGTTCTCGATAGATTTTAGGCCCGCAAGTTTCATTGATTTGGTGTGATAAGTAGGAATTGCAGATGACAAGAACCCTAGAGCTCTGTTTTTGGGGGACTTTAAGTTGAGGtttttgaaaatttagattACTGTGATTGCCTTTTGAGCTGTGACGACATGTCGTTGGACCTTTTTTTTGGCCCTTTGCTTTTAGCTATTACTACCTTTGCCAACAATATCCAAATGATTAAtaactttaattataaatagttatattaaactcctaataattttttagtttaaaaaagtCCCTGACTTCACTTAGATAAAGTTTTTCAAGAGATGAAAAAGCGGGCATCAAAATTAAGTTAGGGCAAAAGCGGATCGAGCTTCGAAGAGAAATAAACTAGAGCAACTTTCTAATTGATGGCGAAGATGATATGGTTGTTATTGCAACGTTCTGACTGCATCTCTTCCATCTCTTTAAATTACGACAATCTGATAGCAAAAGCATTAATCTCTCGTCGGAGTCCCTCGTTGGCATGGCCTCCGTCGCTGGACGAAGAATTATCAATGATTAAGTTTAGTATTTTGAGGTTGATACCAGAGCAGAAGTGATCACCAGCTCTACAGAGCAGAAGTGATCACCAGCCCTACAGAGGATGATGGTGTTGGCTTCAGAATTCTATTCGAGAGAAGATAGGGCAAGGGGGAATTCAGTGAAGAATTAACGTGAGAAGATGTTGTGATGAGACGGATGATTATGGTACAAATGGAAGACTCGCAAATTTGGGGATTTTTGCACAATCTGTAGAGTTCTGTATTTCTCAAAGCGAGACAATTCTCTAATCCCAACTGGCATATGATTAATTTTACATCCATAAAAGTTAAGATGCCTAAGATCGATCAACTTTTTAATGTCCTTTGGTAGTCCTTTGAGATTGCGACAAGAGTTCAATATCAGCATTTATGGGTTTTGTAATTCAATGATAGAAATTGGTAATCTTGTAATCCTGCAATGCTTGAGAATTAAAAATTGCAAGTTTCATAATTTGGCAATTGAATTTGGATTCGAAGAAGAAGCCATTGAACAACTTCTATAACAGAGAGCCAAGGAAATGTTGGAACGATGATTTAATGACATTAGATACGTGTAATTTACGTGACTAATAGAATactttaattgatttaatttatgtataattattatttaattcgaCCTTACTATTTAGTTAGaaccctttttaaaaaaaaaaaccgttAGCGGCTTATAGcactattttaaaattcatcaCGATTTTAAAAGTCTTttgcatataaaaaaattataataatttatctaagaCGATCATTACTATGAGATGGAAATAAGAGGTTTTTAAAGCTGAATTAATgcgtttattattttataagaaacTATAATGTTAcaagtaaaataattatataacttttatattattaGTGCAGATCATACTTTTAAATTATGACAGAAGCATAGCTTATacacttaaattttaatgagtGGTGATTTTACTTGgatttttaatgattttgagaataaatttaaatcaaaactCATGAGGGCCACAAAGTATCGATCGAAAACAAAACAAGTATCGATCGAAAACAAAACACACATCCACTAAACTCTGTTGTAaatgaaaaatatgaaaaagtcCAAAAGGCAGAGAAAATATCTAGAAACTAGAAGATCTAGGGAGATCGATATGGACTAAGCACATGCAATCAAGAActaaacctaaagaaagaagatcAACTTCGGccatcaaaaaaaataaaaatacaaaagttTCACCGCCGAGAGAGGGTGGTGACTAGGGCTTTTACCACCATCTAGTATTGAGGGCCACCTTGAAAGCTAGAACGCCACTACTAACCCTAAGAGATAGCACTGATCTATTGAACCACCACAAGTACACATGGGAGACAAAATCAACCTTTAATCTTGAAGCTCGCTTACAACAAAACAGCAAAAAGGTCAccacaagaaaataaaaaaataaaagcaaacaCAAAAATATTCATAGTACACTCGGCGAAAAAAGGGCAATATACACAACCGGGCAAGGAAGAGGAAGAGTCTCCTCTGCTCAAACGAGGCAGAAAAAGTCGTTAAGAtaacaggaaaaaaaaagacCGAACATCTTTAAAAAAACAAACTGAAAAGCGATAGTTTCTCTCTAATTCAAACTAAAGAGGCATTTGAGGGAAAATAAACTATTAACAATTGAAGAATATACTTCTAATATATTGATATTACTCATTGACGTCTCATTTACTCCATTCGAATAAAGTTTCATTAGCTAACATTTATTTGGTTTTGAGGATTTGAGCTCTCAAAAACCTATAACTATAGACATAATAAAAactctaaaaaaaatttataaaaaccaTGCAAGATAGATTTACATGGGCCAATTCATACcattaaaaaacataaattctAAATATATCATTTCTTAAAAGGTCTAATATACTCTCTCAAAACAATAAAAAGATCTACTTACATTTCAACCAATTTTAGAGAATGACAAACTCACACAAGAGTACTCTCCCTTATTAAAGGGGCAAATCAGCCTCAACTCAAGCATTAACTAGGTTTTAAAAACCCAAAACAGACAAAGGGTTGAAAGCCTAAAAAAAATGACAAAAGAGTTTTTAGAGAATGTATTTTCAAATTTGATagaataaaacatttttatcatattgttattttctattattacgTTCATAAGTTATTGTCTAAATTCCTTCaatcaaaaacttatttaattattcattcataaaaaaaaacaataatagaaaataagatAAATCATATACAATTCAATTTTCATATAATTCAAACTGGAAATTTCAATCTCACTTTATATAATTCAAATTGGAAATTTCaatattacattttttttataaaaaaaatacaaactaTTATCAATCGGCGGTCAGCTCAATTCTATCACACTAATACCATTGCGTATTATTATTGTGTAACATCATCAAAACAATTCAAACTTGATATTCAAATTTTTCTCAAACTCTATCAATGGCTCCAAGATGTCACCAAAAAACACACCCAGAACCCTACACCATTAATATGATGCATTCCCTATAAATCAATTCTCTTTTGACACATTCcacactaaaaaaaaaaaaaaaaaaaaaaaaaaaaaaaaaaaaaaactcacattCTCTATGAGGGTAGCTCCAAGATGTGGCTGAAAAAAAGAAACTCAGAGCTCCTTCCTATTTATATAGTGTTTTTCATACTATAGTGCATTAATTATATGTTAAAGTAATTCTTTGAGTCAGCTCCATGTTGTTGATGGGCCTGTACTTGGGCTTCCTTCTGGGCCGAGGCTCATACTTCTCTTCTCCTTCATGGAGTTTATTTTCTCCAGTCTCCATTCGTCTCTTAGCCTGGCAATGAAAGTATCGGCCTTGGCATTCACATCCGGGCTGGGACAGAACACGGATCCACCGCTCGCTTCTCCTCCCTCCATCACGCTGACTCTCTCCGTTGTCTGCTTGTCTAGCTCCTCCGGCTCTGGAGAGCTGCACCGTGAGCTATGGCTGCTTCTTATGTTAACGTAGTCTCCTTTGACTGTAAATTTAAACCCTGGAACTCTGAATGGCGGAGGTGGAGGTGGTGGAGGCATAGGAATGAGAGGGGATTGCCCTCCGTTATTCACATTTTCCTCGTAGGAATTATTGCTTCTTGTTGGTAATGGTGGACGGCCTGTTGTTGTATAGTTTCGACGTCTGGAGGGTGCTCGTGGAGGTGTTGCTGGTGCTGGGGGCGGTGGCggtggaggtggaggaggtggtaCCTGAATCTTACGTTTGGACCACCTCTTTGATGTGGAGAGAGACTGTcgaggtggaggaggaggtggcgGTGGAGGTGGCGATTCGGCTGAAAATGAATGAATTCTCTTATTTTTGCTTCCTTTTCTGAACAAGTTATGGAACATTGATGGAGgagggggaggaggaggaggaggaggaggaggtggtggcGAAGGTGGAGGTATACGAAAGGATGGTGATTCAGGCTGATACTGAGGTGTATCATCGTATAAACTCTTTGTTTTctgcttcttctttcttttactCTGATGGTATAACGAAATCAAAGCCATCTTTAACTCCTTAGTCGGATTAGTCTTTTTACGCCAGTGTTTGCGCTCTGATCGAGTAGCCATGATAACCGATGGAGGCGGTGGAGGGCGtgggggtggaggaggaggaggtggcgTTGGTGGAGAATTTTCATGCCTTGAGAATTCAGTTTCATTCTTTTCCGCTTTCTCTATCTTTTCTGTACGTGGAACTGTTCTATACGTTCGCCTCTGTTTTTGATTGCTTGCCCCTGGTGGGGGAGGGGGTGGTGGCGGAGGAGGTGGAGCAGGCGACTTTGGTGGCGGTAGAGGCGACGGCGATCGCGGTGGGGAACGAAGTACATAAGTATCAACAGGAATTTCCTTAAAATTAGGTTCTTCAAACACACTTCGCTGCCTGCGATGATACATGTATTCAGATGACGCCGATGATCTATACTTGCTTAATTCAAAATCGTCATAGAACCGAGACCGATCATCGGCAGATTCCCAAAAAGAGTCTTGCCTCAGATCTGGGTAGGAGCTACTGCTTCTCTTTAACCTCCGCATACCTCCAGTCGCCGGTGTCGCAGCAGCGAACTGATCAAACCATTGATTGGAGCCATGATGGAGTTCTTCTTTATTACCATGAACACCATGTAAAGCGTTACGGTTGGCGTTGCTAGCATCATCGCCGACAGCAGAGTCATCGTCATTTCTTCTGGCAAAGATCCCACATATGATCGCAAACAAAACAAGGAAGATGTTAAGAGAGTCCCAACTCTTCTTGACAGCATTGGGTCGAAGTTTTGTATGagtagaagagagaaaagaagggacggcgatgaagaagaagagaaagaatgcAAAGATGGATAAGAGAAGAATTAGTAATGGTAGGTTGAGGAGAAGA is a window from the Manihot esculenta cultivar AM560-2 chromosome 16, M.esculenta_v8, whole genome shotgun sequence genome containing:
- the LOC110604221 gene encoding WD repeat-containing protein VIP3; the encoded protein is MKLAGLKSIENAHDESVWAATWVPATTSRPALLLTGSLDETVKLWKPDELHLERTNTGHCLGVVAVAAHPSGIIAASASLDSFVRVFDVDTNASIATLEAPPSEVWQMQFDPKGTTLAVAGGGSASVKLWDTATWKLIASLSVPRPEGPKPSDKNSSKKFVLSVSWSPDGRRLACGSMDGTISVFDVARAKFLHHLEGHFMPVRSLVYSPIDPRVLFSASDDAHVHMYDAEGKSMITAMSGHAGWVLSVDASPDGSAIATGSSDRTVRLWDLNMRAAVQTMSNHADQVWGVAFRPPGGTGVRAGRLASVSDDKSISLYDYS
- the LOC110603298 gene encoding ras-associated and pleckstrin homology domains-containing protein 1; this translates as MAPRRSSSPSLLLNLPLLILLLSIFAFFLFFFIAVPSFLSSTHTKLRPNAVKKSWDSLNIFLVLFAIICGIFARRNDDDSAVGDDASNANRNALHGVHGNKEELHHGSNQWFDQFAAATPATGGMRRLKRSSSSYPDLRQDSFWESADDRSRFYDDFELSKYRSSASSEYMYHRRQRSVFEEPNFKEIPVDTYVLRSPPRSPSPLPPPKSPAPPPPPPPPPPPGASNQKQRRTYRTVPRTEKIEKAEKNETEFSRHENSPPTPPPPPPPPRPPPPPSVIMATRSERKHWRKKTNPTKELKMALISLYHQSKRKKKQKTKSLYDDTPQYQPESPSFRIPPPSPPPPPPPPPPPPPPSMFHNLFRKGSKNKRIHSFSAESPPPPPPPPPPRQSLSTSKRWSKRKIQVPPPPPPPPPPPAPATPPRAPSRRRNYTTTGRPPLPTRSNNSYEENVNNGGQSPLIPMPPPPPPPPFRVPGFKFTVKGDYVNIRSSHSSRCSSPEPEELDKQTTERVSVMEGGEASGGSVFCPSPDVNAKADTFIARLRDEWRLEKINSMKEKRSMSLGPEGSPSTGPSTTWS